CGGGATTGAGGTGCCGGAGAGGGCGGAGTACATCCGGGTGATAATGGCTGAGGCCATGCGCATCTCCAGCCACCTCATGGCCGTCGGGTTCTTCCTCAACGACTGCGGGGCCTCTGTGTATACTCCCCTCATCTACATGTACCGGGAGCGGGAGAAGCTCCTGGACCTCTTTGATATGGTCTCGGGCCAGCGCCTCACCTACAACTACATGCGCATTGGGGGGGTGAGTCATGACCTGCCACCAGAGTTCCTCCCCGCCCTGAGGAAGTTCGTCCAGGAGATGCCTGCCTTTATTGATGAGTATGACCAGCTCCTGGCGGAAAACGAGGTTCTGCTGGCCCGGACCAAGGGGGTGGGCATCCTGCCGCGGGAGCTGGCCATCAATGCCTCGGCCTCGGGGCCGGTGCTGAGGGCCAGTGGGGTAGAGTGGGACCTGAGGAAGAAGGACCCCTACTCTATCTATGCCCGCTTTGCCTTTGACATCCCCACGGCAGAGACGGGCGATTCCTATGACCGTTACTGGGTCAGGATGCAGGAGATGCGCCAGAGCGTGCGCATCCTGGAGCAGGCCCTGGCTCAGCTACCAGAGGGGCCGGTGAGGGCCGAGGTGCCCCACCTGGTCCGTCCGCCCAGGGGGGAGGTCTACAGCCGCATT
This DNA window, taken from Chloroflexota bacterium, encodes the following:
- a CDS encoding NADH-quinone oxidoreductase subunit D, coding for MALRTEPIVLNIGPQHPSTHGVFRMRVTFDGEVIVGLDPVFGYLHRGFDKLAESRTYTQFIPLTDRLDYLASMSNNFAYCLAVERLAGIEVPERAEYIRVIMAEAMRISSHLMAVGFFLNDCGASVYTPLIYMYREREKLLDLFDMVSGQRLTYNYMRIGGVSHDLPPEFLPALRKFVQEMPAFIDEYDQLLAENEVLLARTKGVGILPRELAINASASGPVLRASGVEWDLRKKDPYSIYARFAFDIPTAETGDSYDRYWVRMQEMRQSVRILEQALAQLPEGPVRAEVPHLVRPPRGEVYSRIEAPKGELGFYIVSDGSVAPYRLHVRGPSFINLTALREMCLGWKLADAIAILGSLDIVMGEVDR